One genomic region from Skermania piniformis encodes:
- a CDS encoding class I SAM-dependent methyltransferase has translation MTVYDQIGLGYATRRTTDERWMAPIRSALAGAARVVNVGAGTGSYEPPETVLAIEPSAAMIAQRAAGTAPVVRGVAERLPLGDGVADAALAVLTVHHWADWRRGLAELKRIARRQVVVAYEVADSLDFWLLDYLPEIAEVERSRPTTASAIADVLEAGSVIPLPVPWDFTDGVLLAHWRRPEAYLDSAVQRGCSALAQLDPDALEHGLSRLRADLESGRWAQRYGELLGQQTYDGGYFLVVSEHDGGSSSFRAQDLRLQDLQDRWS, from the coding sequence GTGACGGTCTACGACCAGATCGGCCTCGGGTACGCCACCCGGCGCACCACGGACGAGCGCTGGATGGCCCCGATCCGGTCGGCGCTCGCCGGCGCGGCACGAGTGGTGAACGTCGGGGCCGGTACCGGGTCCTACGAGCCGCCCGAGACGGTGCTGGCGATCGAACCGTCCGCCGCGATGATCGCGCAACGGGCAGCCGGCACGGCACCTGTGGTGCGCGGCGTCGCCGAGCGCCTGCCGTTGGGCGACGGTGTCGCAGATGCGGCGCTGGCGGTACTGACCGTGCACCATTGGGCCGACTGGCGGCGCGGGCTGGCCGAGCTGAAGCGAATCGCTCGGCGTCAGGTGGTGGTGGCCTACGAGGTGGCCGATTCGCTCGATTTCTGGCTGCTCGACTATCTCCCGGAAATCGCCGAGGTGGAGCGGAGCCGTCCGACCACGGCATCGGCGATCGCCGACGTCCTCGAGGCGGGCTCGGTGATCCCGCTACCGGTGCCGTGGGACTTCACCGACGGCGTGCTCCTCGCCCACTGGCGGCGACCGGAGGCCTATCTCGATTCAGCGGTCCAGCGCGGCTGCTCCGCGCTGGCACAACTCGATCCGGACGCGCTCGAGCATGGGCTGAGCCGGCTGCGAGCGGATCTCGAATCCGGCCGCTGGGCACAGCGATACGGCGAGCTACTCGGCCAGCAGACCTACGACGGCGGCTACTTCCTCGTGGTCAGCGAGCACGACGGCGGGTCGAGCTCGTTCCGGGCGCAGGACCTCCGGCTGCAGGACCTGCAGGATCGGTGGAGTTGA
- a CDS encoding TetR/AcrR family transcriptional regulator — protein sequence MDAVVSEAVAILDEAGESALTFRALAARLGGGVASIYWYVADKDELLDRATDHALAEALVAIEHHGAGPDPIDELRAMATTVFDAIVARPWLGAYFMRNTELQPRGLQLYERLGRQVMRLNLTARQCFHAVSAILGFVIGTAVDLGQSPPQEVLDGSVGRDEYLTRVAAGWRDLEPAAFPFVHLIVDEFARHDDADQFRAGLDLLLAGLRLQADRRSGLDRDESA from the coding sequence ATGGATGCCGTCGTCTCCGAGGCGGTCGCCATCCTGGACGAAGCGGGGGAGTCGGCGCTCACCTTCCGGGCGCTGGCCGCCCGCCTGGGGGGTGGGGTGGCCAGCATCTACTGGTACGTCGCCGACAAGGACGAGTTGCTCGATCGTGCCACCGACCACGCGCTGGCCGAAGCGCTCGTCGCCATCGAGCATCACGGTGCCGGGCCGGACCCGATCGACGAGCTACGGGCCATGGCGACGACCGTCTTCGACGCGATCGTCGCCCGGCCTTGGCTGGGTGCATATTTCATGCGCAACACCGAGCTGCAACCGCGTGGCCTGCAGCTCTACGAGCGACTCGGCCGGCAGGTGATGCGCTTGAACCTCACTGCGCGCCAATGCTTTCACGCCGTGTCGGCCATCCTGGGCTTCGTGATCGGTACGGCGGTGGATCTGGGGCAGAGTCCGCCGCAGGAGGTACTCGACGGTTCCGTCGGTCGCGACGAGTACCTCACTCGGGTCGCCGCTGGTTGGCGGGACCTGGAGCCTGCCGCATTCCCGTTCGTGCATCTGATCGTCGACGAATTTGCGCGCCACGACGATGCCGATCAGTTTCGCGCCGGACTCGATCTGCTGCTGGCCGGGCTACGCCTGCAGGCCGATCGTCGCTCGGGGCTCGATCGTGACGAATCCGCATGA
- a CDS encoding cold-shock protein: MAQGTVKWFNSEKGFGFIAPDDRNSGDVFVHYSAIQGNGFRNLEEQQRVSYEVEQGPKGPQATAVTPL, translated from the coding sequence ATGGCACAAGGAACCGTGAAGTGGTTCAACAGCGAAAAGGGCTTCGGCTTCATCGCTCCGGACGACCGCAACAGCGGTGACGTGTTCGTGCACTACTCGGCGATCCAGGGCAACGGGTTCCGCAACCTGGAAGAGCAGCAGCGCGTCTCGTACGAGGTGGAGCAGGGCCCCAAGGGTCCGCAGGCGACGGCGGTCACGCCGCTCTAG
- a CDS encoding serine hydrolase domain-containing protein yields the protein MHSLLQVQHWPVPAAAAAVVHSDGRVAGSVGDPNRVFELASVTKLLVSHGVLVAVEEGAIELDQPAGPAGATVRHLLSHASGVGFDDREVHASPGTRRIYSSAGYEILAETVTAATGIPFPDYLAEAVFEPLGMRATVLAGSAGYAARSTMADLIAFAAELQAPRLIAPQTSAAAHAVQFPGLVGLLPGYGIRRPNDWGLGPEIRGDKQPHWTGTRNSPATFGHFGQSGTLLWADPRAGVACVGLTDRPFGDWAKPRWTALADAVLAELAGDSAGR from the coding sequence GTGCATTCTCTGCTCCAGGTGCAGCACTGGCCGGTCCCCGCAGCCGCAGCGGCGGTGGTGCATTCGGATGGACGGGTGGCCGGCTCGGTCGGCGACCCGAATCGGGTCTTCGAGCTGGCGTCGGTCACCAAGCTCTTGGTATCGCACGGCGTGTTGGTGGCGGTGGAAGAGGGGGCGATCGAGCTCGATCAGCCCGCGGGCCCGGCCGGTGCCACGGTTCGGCATCTGTTATCGCACGCATCCGGAGTCGGGTTCGACGACCGCGAGGTACATGCCTCGCCCGGCACCCGGCGGATCTACTCCAGTGCCGGATACGAGATTCTCGCCGAGACGGTGACTGCCGCCACCGGGATACCGTTCCCCGACTACCTGGCCGAGGCGGTCTTCGAGCCGCTCGGTATGCGGGCTACGGTGCTTGCCGGATCGGCCGGGTACGCAGCCCGGTCCACGATGGCCGACTTGATTGCGTTCGCCGCCGAACTTCAGGCGCCGCGGCTGATCGCGCCGCAGACCTCGGCGGCGGCGCATGCAGTGCAGTTTCCCGGCTTGGTCGGTCTTCTGCCGGGGTACGGCATCAGGCGACCCAACGACTGGGGACTCGGCCCGGAGATCCGTGGTGACAAGCAGCCGCACTGGACCGGTACCCGCAACTCGCCCGCGACGTTCGGCCATTTCGGGCAGTCCGGCACGCTACTGTGGGCCGACCCGCGCGCCGGCGTCGCCTGTGTGGGGTTGACCGACCGGCCGTTCGGTGACTGGGCCAAGCCGCGGTGGACCGCGCTCGCGGATGCCGTCCTCGCCGAGCTGGCAGGTGACAGTGCTGGCAGGTGA
- a CDS encoding phosphotransferase family protein has product MVAQGQDTAGAQGVDLDVVSRWMDEHGLPSGEITDVTSIGGGTQNVMLRFTRGDRDYVLRRGPRHLRPRSNDVMLREARLLEALRTTDVPAPRLVAACTDPDVLGGAVFYLMEPIEGFSPAATLPSLHAADPQVRHAMGLSAVRAIALLGQVDHVAVGLDGYGKPAGFLDRQVPRWLGELESYSTNEGYPGPQIPGLVRVASWLTDNQPEQGRPGILHGDCHLANIMFRYDGPEVAALVDWEMSTIGDPLLDLGWQIATRPASGACSVLVPPLAAAGGLPSRDELVRHYREFSDRDLSAVDWYTVLACFKLGIVLEGTHARAFAGKAPKDVGDTLHTLTLALFDQAVSLI; this is encoded by the coding sequence ATGGTTGCCCAAGGACAGGACACAGCCGGGGCGCAGGGCGTCGACCTCGACGTGGTTTCGCGGTGGATGGATGAGCACGGCCTTCCGTCGGGAGAGATCACCGACGTCACCTCGATCGGTGGCGGCACTCAGAACGTGATGCTGCGGTTCACCCGCGGCGACCGGGACTATGTGTTGCGCCGCGGCCCGCGTCACCTGCGGCCGCGCAGCAACGACGTGATGCTCCGCGAGGCTCGCCTGCTGGAGGCGTTGCGCACGACCGACGTGCCGGCGCCCCGCCTGGTAGCGGCCTGTACCGACCCCGATGTGCTCGGCGGGGCGGTCTTCTATCTGATGGAGCCGATCGAGGGGTTCAGCCCGGCGGCCACGCTCCCGTCGCTGCACGCTGCCGATCCGCAGGTACGGCACGCGATGGGGTTGTCCGCGGTGCGCGCGATCGCACTGCTCGGCCAGGTCGATCACGTCGCGGTCGGCCTCGACGGCTACGGCAAGCCGGCCGGCTTCCTGGATCGGCAGGTGCCACGCTGGCTCGGCGAGTTGGAGTCGTACTCGACCAACGAGGGATACCCCGGGCCGCAGATCCCCGGGTTGGTTCGGGTCGCGTCCTGGCTCACCGACAATCAGCCCGAGCAGGGCCGGCCGGGAATTCTGCACGGCGACTGCCACCTGGCCAACATCATGTTCCGGTACGACGGCCCGGAGGTGGCCGCTCTGGTGGATTGGGAGATGTCGACCATCGGTGACCCGCTGCTCGATCTGGGCTGGCAGATCGCGACCCGGCCGGCATCCGGCGCGTGCAGCGTGCTGGTGCCGCCGCTGGCTGCTGCCGGCGGTTTGCCGAGTCGGGACGAGCTGGTCCGGCATTACCGCGAGTTCTCCGATCGAGACCTGAGCGCGGTCGACTGGTACACCGTCCTGGCCTGCTTCAAGCTGGGCATCGTGTTGGAAGGCACGCACGCGCGGGCATTCGCCGGGAAGGCGCCGAAGGACGTCGGTGACACGTTGCACACGTTGACCCTCGCGTTGTTCGACCAGGCGGTGTCGCTGATCTGA
- a CDS encoding acyl-CoA carboxylase subunit beta — MTVLATGHLVEARRAQATEDPRDPLYRLTQLFDAGTTAALHDRDSSGVLAAVGEIDGVRTVAYCSDATVMGGAMGVVGCRHIVAAIDTALAEQAPVVGLWHSGGARLAEGVEALHAVGLVFEAMVRASGQIPQISVVLGFAAGGAAYGPGLTDIVIMAPEGRVFVTGPDVVRSVTGEQVDMATLGGPATHTRKSGVAHIAADDENDALRRARRLVTMLSDQGSFDTAAAGLGDVDLKAMLPASARRAYDVKPIVAGLLDGLPGPDGTSESSFEELQADYARSIVTGLGRLAGRTVGVLANNPIRLGGCLNSESAEKAARFVRMCDAFGVPLVVLVDVPGYLPGVSQEWDGVVRRGAKLLHAFAEARVPRVTLVTRKIYGGAYIAMNSRALGATAVFAWPESEVAVMGARAAVGILHKRTLAAAAEHEREALHDQLAAEHEAIAGGVTRAVAIGVVDDIIDPAHTRSRLTAALAAAPVRRGAHTNIPL, encoded by the coding sequence ATGACCGTTCTGGCCACCGGCCACCTCGTCGAAGCGCGTCGGGCGCAAGCAACCGAGGATCCGCGTGATCCGCTGTATCGATTGACACAGCTCTTCGACGCGGGCACCACCGCGGCGCTGCACGACCGGGATTCGTCCGGGGTACTGGCGGCGGTCGGTGAGATCGACGGTGTCCGTACCGTCGCCTACTGCTCGGATGCCACCGTCATGGGTGGCGCGATGGGCGTGGTCGGCTGTCGGCACATCGTGGCCGCGATCGATACCGCACTGGCCGAGCAGGCGCCGGTGGTCGGGTTGTGGCACTCCGGCGGGGCGAGGTTGGCCGAAGGGGTCGAGGCCCTGCATGCGGTCGGCCTGGTGTTCGAGGCGATGGTCCGCGCCTCGGGACAGATCCCGCAGATCTCGGTGGTATTGGGTTTCGCGGCCGGTGGTGCCGCCTACGGGCCTGGTCTCACCGATATCGTGATCATGGCCCCGGAAGGCCGGGTGTTCGTCACCGGTCCGGACGTGGTGCGGTCGGTGACCGGCGAGCAGGTGGATATGGCCACCCTCGGCGGCCCGGCCACCCATACCCGCAAGTCCGGGGTGGCCCACATCGCCGCCGACGACGAGAACGACGCCTTGCGACGCGCCCGGCGGCTGGTGACGATGCTGTCCGATCAAGGCAGCTTCGATACCGCGGCGGCCGGGCTGGGCGACGTCGACCTGAAGGCGATGTTGCCGGCCTCGGCACGCCGCGCCTACGACGTCAAACCGATCGTCGCCGGCCTGCTCGACGGCCTGCCTGGCCCGGACGGAACCAGCGAATCCTCCTTCGAGGAACTCCAGGCCGACTACGCCCGGTCGATCGTCACCGGATTGGGTCGGCTGGCCGGCCGCACCGTCGGCGTACTCGCCAACAACCCGATCCGGCTCGGCGGCTGCCTGAACTCCGAGAGCGCAGAGAAAGCCGCCCGCTTCGTCCGCATGTGCGATGCCTTCGGTGTGCCGCTCGTGGTCCTGGTGGACGTCCCCGGCTATCTGCCGGGGGTCAGCCAGGAGTGGGACGGCGTCGTGCGCCGGGGGGCGAAACTGCTGCACGCCTTCGCCGAGGCCCGCGTCCCGCGGGTGACCCTGGTGACCCGCAAGATCTACGGCGGCGCCTACATCGCGATGAATTCTCGCGCGCTCGGCGCCACCGCGGTATTCGCGTGGCCCGAATCCGAGGTTGCGGTGATGGGTGCCCGAGCTGCGGTCGGTATCCTGCACAAACGCACACTCGCGGCCGCCGCCGAGCACGAACGCGAGGCGTTGCACGATCAGTTGGCCGCCGAGCACGAAGCGATCGCCGGCGGGGTGACTCGCGCGGTGGCGATCGGCGTGGTGGACGACATCATCGATCCAGCACATACCCGGTCTCGACTGACCGCCGCGTTGGCCGCCGCGCCGGTGCGGCGCGGCGCGCACACAAACATCCCGCTCTGA
- a CDS encoding DUF3145 domain-containing protein, producing MRALSQFADSATGVVYIHAAPAALCPHIEWALTAALESPAALRWSAQPASDGQLRAISNWVGPVGTAGKIASSLRSWSMLRFEVTENPSEGVDGERYSFVPGLGLWHGITGANGDIMVGEQRLRAIRDSGIEGIGAELDTALGTAWDEALEPYRSGGECAEVTWLRRQVG from the coding sequence GTGCGCGCATTGAGTCAGTTCGCGGACTCGGCTACCGGCGTTGTGTACATCCACGCAGCGCCGGCTGCTCTGTGCCCGCATATCGAGTGGGCGTTGACCGCTGCACTCGAATCGCCGGCTGCCCTGCGCTGGTCGGCACAGCCCGCATCGGACGGTCAGTTGCGCGCGATAAGCAACTGGGTTGGACCGGTCGGTACCGCTGGCAAGATCGCTAGTTCGTTGCGCTCGTGGTCGATGCTGCGGTTCGAGGTGACCGAAAACCCCAGCGAAGGGGTCGACGGCGAGCGATACAGCTTCGTTCCCGGTCTCGGACTTTGGCACGGCATCACCGGCGCGAACGGCGACATCATGGTCGGCGAGCAGCGGTTGCGCGCCATTCGGGACAGCGGTATCGAAGGCATCGGGGCCGAGCTCGACACCGCGCTCGGCACCGCCTGGGATGAAGCGTTGGAGCCTTACCGTAGCGGCGGTGAGTGTGCCGAGGTGACGTGGTTGCGCCGGCAGGTGGGCTGA
- a CDS encoding NDMA-dependent alcohol dehydrogenase, giving the protein MKTKGALLWGLGEPWSIEEIELGDPVSGEVQIQLEAAGMCHSDHHIVTGATPMPAFPVMGGHEGAGVITALGPNVPADLQVGDHVVLSFIPACGRCPACVSGQMALCDLGMGLLSGQSISDGTFRIQARGQNVIPMCLLGTFAPYMTVHHTSVVKIDPTVPFEVACLVGCGVPTGFGSTTNVANVMPGDTVVIVGLGGVGISALQGAVLSGATNVIAIDPEQWKREQAMKFGATHTFDSMEAAILPVMELTEGRMAEKTVITVGEMRGELVEPALTLTAKAGTCVVTAMGHMTDFDVKQNNFLLAMLQKRVQGVIFGGGNARRDIPRLLRLYKSGQLNLDDMVTRTYRLEEVNQGYQDMLDGKNIRGVVRYTDADRN; this is encoded by the coding sequence ATGAAGACCAAGGGTGCGCTGTTGTGGGGATTGGGCGAGCCGTGGTCGATCGAAGAGATCGAACTCGGGGACCCGGTCTCCGGCGAGGTGCAGATCCAGCTGGAAGCCGCCGGCATGTGCCACTCCGACCACCACATCGTCACCGGTGCCACGCCGATGCCGGCATTCCCGGTGATGGGCGGACACGAAGGTGCCGGCGTGATCACCGCGCTGGGCCCGAACGTGCCGGCCGACCTGCAGGTCGGCGACCACGTGGTGTTGTCGTTCATCCCGGCGTGCGGACGTTGTCCGGCCTGCGTGAGTGGGCAGATGGCGCTCTGCGATCTCGGCATGGGGCTGCTCTCCGGGCAGTCGATCAGTGACGGCACCTTCCGGATCCAGGCGCGCGGACAGAACGTGATCCCGATGTGTCTGCTCGGCACGTTCGCGCCCTACATGACCGTGCACCACACCTCGGTGGTGAAGATCGATCCGACGGTTCCGTTCGAGGTGGCCTGCCTGGTCGGTTGTGGGGTGCCGACCGGTTTCGGTTCCACGACCAACGTGGCGAACGTGATGCCGGGCGACACGGTGGTGATCGTCGGGTTGGGCGGGGTGGGGATCAGTGCGCTGCAAGGCGCGGTGCTGTCCGGTGCGACCAATGTGATCGCGATCGACCCGGAGCAGTGGAAGCGGGAACAGGCGATGAAGTTCGGCGCCACGCACACGTTCGACAGCATGGAAGCGGCGATCCTGCCCGTCATGGAACTGACCGAAGGGCGGATGGCGGAGAAGACCGTCATCACGGTCGGTGAGATGCGCGGCGAGCTGGTCGAACCGGCGCTGACGCTGACGGCCAAGGCCGGCACATGTGTGGTCACCGCGATGGGGCACATGACCGACTTCGATGTCAAACAGAACAACTTCCTGCTGGCGATGCTGCAGAAGCGAGTGCAGGGGGTCATTTTCGGTGGGGGCAACGCCCGCCGTGACATCCCGCGACTGCTCCGGCTCTACAAGTCGGGTCAGCTCAATCTGGACGACATGGTCACCCGGACCTACCGACTCGAAGAGGTCAACCAGGGCTACCAAGACATGCTGGACGGAAAAAACATTCGCGGAGTTGTCCGCTACACCGACGCCGACCGGAATTGA